In Candidatus Kaistella beijingensis, a genomic segment contains:
- a CDS encoding DMT family transporter: protein MNPEKEKWVLLAILSIIWGSSFILIKKSLDHFNPYEVGALRVLIAGIILLPLAIMNIKKFPKKHFKWLILAALTGNFIPMFLFPIAETKVSSSIAGIINSMMPIFVIIVGALIWKFKTTKRQLFGVAISFTGACILAISGGEGGEIKLIPILLLLLATLCYAISTTTVKSKLNAIPAKTLSAFVFSFVLILPSLISLVFAGFFNDFKADKNLLVGLGFVSLLSIFGTGLAMMMNYRLLNISTPLFASTVTLLMPIVAVIWGVLDGEKLTLMQGFGGMIILAGLIFLRAKPLDEK, encoded by the coding sequence ATGAATCCGGAAAAAGAAAAATGGGTTTTGCTTGCGATACTCTCCATTATTTGGGGTTCTTCATTCATCTTAATCAAAAAATCACTCGACCATTTCAACCCTTATGAAGTCGGTGCTTTACGGGTTTTGATCGCAGGAATTATTTTACTTCCACTCGCCATAATGAACATCAAAAAATTCCCGAAAAAGCATTTTAAATGGTTGATTCTCGCCGCTTTAACAGGAAATTTCATCCCGATGTTTCTTTTCCCGATTGCGGAAACCAAAGTCAGCAGTAGCATTGCGGGAATTATCAATTCAATGATGCCTATTTTTGTCATTATTGTAGGCGCTTTAATTTGGAAATTTAAAACCACCAAACGCCAATTATTCGGAGTTGCCATTAGTTTTACAGGAGCTTGCATTTTGGCGATTTCAGGTGGTGAAGGAGGAGAAATCAAATTGATTCCGATTTTACTGCTTCTTCTTGCAACGCTTTGTTACGCGATTAGTACGACAACGGTGAAGTCAAAACTGAACGCTATTCCCGCAAAAACTCTTTCCGCATTTGTTTTTTCTTTTGTCTTAATTCTGCCATCGCTAATTTCACTGGTATTTGCAGGATTTTTTAATGATTTTAAAGCGGATAAAAACTTATTAGTGGGACTTGGATTTGTCAGTTTACTTTCCATTTTCGGGACGGGTTTAGCAATGATGATGAATTACAGATTGCTCAACATTTCCACGCCGCTTTTCGCGTCCACGGTAACTTTACTAATGCCGATTGTTGCTGTAATTTGGGGCGTTTTAGATGGAGAGAAACTAACATTAATGCAAGGTTTTGGTGGCATGATCATTTTGGCGGGCTTGATATTTCTACGAGCGAAACCTTTAGACGAAAAATAA
- a CDS encoding CBS domain-containing protein: protein MFIKDYISKDYPAFNISDSIEEANEIAQEFGYTHVFVKKKGIYQGAISQSFLEESPEGNLASLAIHFEKFAILDDGHILDSIKLFHTFNANVVPIISKDEKYRGYLSCDDIFSEFSKYPLFSENGALLVVQVNEKNYSMTEICKIVESNNAKIYGCYISSIIEDDIQVTLKISSDNLSSIDETFERYGYNVVHKYYDDEKEELLKDRFGFFQKYLEF, encoded by the coding sequence ATGTTTATCAAAGATTATATTTCCAAAGATTACCCCGCGTTCAACATCAGCGATTCCATAGAAGAAGCCAACGAAATTGCCCAAGAATTTGGCTACACCCATGTTTTCGTGAAGAAGAAGGGAATTTATCAAGGTGCGATAAGTCAGTCGTTTTTGGAGGAAAGTCCGGAAGGGAATTTGGCTTCTCTTGCCATTCATTTCGAGAAATTTGCAATTCTTGACGATGGCCATATTTTAGATTCCATCAAGCTTTTCCATACTTTCAATGCGAATGTGGTTCCCATTATTTCCAAAGACGAAAAATACAGAGGCTACCTTTCATGCGACGATATTTTCAGCGAGTTTTCGAAATATCCTTTGTTCTCGGAGAACGGAGCATTGTTGGTGGTACAGGTGAATGAGAAGAATTATTCCATGACTGAAATCTGCAAAATTGTGGAGTCGAACAACGCCAAAATTTATGGTTGCTACATCAGTTCAATTATTGAGGACGATATTCAGGTGACTTTGAAAATTAGCAGCGACAATTTAAGTTCCATTGATGAAACTTTTGAAAGATACGGCTACAACGTGGTTCACAAATATTACGACGACGAAAAAGAAGAACTGCTGAAAGACCGTTTCGGCTTTTTCCAAAAATATTTAGAGTTTTGA
- a CDS encoding NAD kinase: protein MKAAIYSQKSDLDTFLYLSKFVSELEKRGVQAVLYEEMANAMQFSKIFETFAGKEDLKTKKVDLFFTFGGDGTIVNSLLFVQDLEIPVVGVNTGRLGFLASFTKEEVFLELDDIIKGEVKISKRSVIEIVSPNKSMFFPFALNDLTISRKETTAMITVESYIDNEFLNVFWGDGVIISTPTGSTAYSLSCGGPIITPNNENFVITPIAPHNLNVRPLIVNDKVEIRLKVRSRVPQYTLSLDSRLFHMETDVEVILRKAKFQISLIHPNNLSFYETIRQKLLWGNDKRN from the coding sequence ATGAAAGCTGCCATTTATTCACAAAAAAGCGATTTAGATACTTTTCTGTATTTAAGCAAATTCGTTTCTGAACTCGAAAAACGTGGAGTTCAGGCGGTTTTGTATGAGGAGATGGCGAATGCGATGCAGTTTTCGAAAATTTTCGAAACCTTTGCAGGAAAAGAAGATTTAAAGACAAAGAAAGTGGATCTGTTTTTCACTTTCGGGGGAGATGGAACGATTGTCAACTCGCTACTTTTCGTGCAGGATTTGGAAATTCCGGTGGTTGGAGTGAACACGGGACGACTCGGTTTTCTCGCAAGTTTTACCAAAGAAGAAGTTTTCCTTGAACTCGACGATATTATTAAAGGTGAAGTAAAAATCAGCAAACGTTCTGTCATAGAAATTGTATCGCCCAATAAATCAATGTTTTTTCCTTTTGCATTGAATGATTTAACGATTTCCAGAAAAGAAACCACCGCAATGATTACCGTGGAATCCTACATCGACAACGAATTTCTGAATGTTTTTTGGGGAGACGGCGTCATAATTTCAACACCTACAGGTTCTACTGCGTATTCTTTAAGTTGCGGCGGTCCTATCATCACGCCAAATAATGAAAATTTTGTCATCACGCCTATTGCTCCGCATAATTTGAATGTTCGTCCGCTCATCGTCAACGATAAAGTGGAAATTCGTTTGAAAGTAAGAAGCCGTGTTCCGCAATACACACTCTCGCTCGATTCCCGCCTTTTTCACATGGAAACGGATGTGGAAGTCATCTTAAGGAAGGCGAAGTTTCAGATTTCATTAATTCATCCAAACAACTTAAGTTTTTACGAAACCATTCGTCAAAAACTGCTTTGGGGAAATGACAAGAGAAATTAG
- the fbaA gene encoding class II fructose-bisphosphate aldolase → MSRKFPAGVATGQMVTDIFQYAKENKFALPAVNVIGSSNVNATMETAAKLNSPVIIQFSNGGAAFNAGKGLNNDGQRAAILGGIAGAQHIHTLAEAYGATVILHTDHCAKKLLPWIDGLMDANEEFFARTGKSLYSSHMLDLSEEPIEENLDISCKYFERMAKMGMTLEIELGVTGGEEDGVDNTGVDSSKLYTQPDEVAYAYERLKAISPNFTIAAAFGNVHGVYKPGNVKLTPKILDNSQKYVQEKFGTGEEPINFVFHGGSGSSLEEIREAIDYGVIKMNIDTDLQFAYTEGIRDYMVNNIEFLKSQIGNPDGDDKPNKKYYDPRVWVRKGEETFGARLVQAFEDLNNINTL, encoded by the coding sequence ATGAGCAGAAAGTTTCCGGCAGGTGTTGCCACAGGACAAATGGTTACAGATATCTTTCAGTACGCCAAAGAAAATAAATTTGCACTTCCGGCGGTAAATGTTATCGGTTCGAGCAATGTGAACGCGACCATGGAAACCGCAGCAAAACTCAATTCGCCGGTTATTATTCAGTTTTCAAATGGTGGTGCAGCTTTCAACGCAGGAAAAGGTTTGAACAACGACGGACAAAGAGCGGCAATTCTTGGCGGAATCGCGGGTGCACAACATATTCACACGCTTGCTGAAGCTTACGGAGCAACCGTAATTCTTCATACCGACCACTGCGCCAAAAAACTTCTCCCATGGATTGATGGTTTAATGGATGCCAACGAAGAATTTTTTGCAAGAACAGGAAAATCTCTTTATTCATCGCACATGTTGGATTTGTCGGAAGAACCGATTGAAGAAAACCTTGACATTTCCTGCAAATATTTCGAAAGAATGGCAAAAATGGGAATGACTTTGGAAATTGAATTAGGCGTAACCGGAGGTGAAGAAGATGGCGTTGATAACACAGGTGTAGATTCTTCCAAACTCTACACACAACCCGATGAAGTTGCCTATGCTTATGAAAGATTGAAAGCGATTTCTCCAAACTTTACGATTGCTGCAGCTTTCGGAAACGTACATGGCGTTTACAAACCGGGCAACGTGAAACTGACGCCGAAGATTTTGGATAATTCTCAAAAATATGTTCAGGAAAAATTCGGAACAGGAGAAGAGCCGATTAACTTCGTCTTCCACGGTGGTTCAGGTTCGTCTTTGGAAGAAATCAGAGAGGCAATTGATTATGGCGTAATTAAAATGAATATCGACACCGATTTACAATTCGCTTATACTGAGGGAATTAGAGATTACATGGTCAATAATATCGAATTTTTAAAATCGCAAATCGGAAATCCTGATGGAGACGATAAACCAAACAAAAAATATTACGATCCAAGAGTTTGGGTGAGAAAAGGTGAGGAAACTTTCGGCGCAAGATTAGTTCAGGCGTTTGAAGATTTGAACAACATCAATACTCTATAA
- the accD gene encoding acetyl-CoA carboxylase, carboxyltransferase subunit beta has product MAFDWFRRKEKNITTSTEDKKDVPKGLWHQTPTGKIIEHEELKANNYVSPEDGFHVRIGSNEFYSILFDDNKYTELDANVESVDMLNFKDTKAYSDRLKEVKAKTKLNDSIRNAVGKVNGTEMVVSCMDFAFIGGSLGSVMGEKIRRAVDYCIANKLPYMIICQSGGARMQEATYSLMQLAKVQSKLAQLSEAGLLYIAYLCDPTFGGITASFAMTADIIMAEPGALIGFAGPRVIRETIGKDLPEGFQTSEFLQEKGFVDFIVKRTDMKQKVSQTVNLLTNA; this is encoded by the coding sequence ATGGCATTCGATTGGTTTAGAAGAAAAGAAAAAAATATCACTACTTCCACGGAAGATAAAAAGGACGTTCCAAAAGGACTTTGGCATCAAACTCCGACCGGAAAAATTATTGAGCACGAGGAACTCAAAGCCAACAATTACGTTTCTCCGGAAGACGGTTTCCACGTGAGAATCGGCAGCAACGAGTTTTATTCGATTCTTTTTGATGACAATAAATACACTGAGCTCGACGCCAACGTGGAAAGTGTGGACATGCTCAACTTTAAAGATACAAAAGCATATTCCGACCGTTTAAAGGAAGTAAAAGCCAAAACCAAACTGAACGATTCCATCCGAAATGCTGTCGGAAAAGTGAACGGAACCGAAATGGTAGTTTCCTGTATGGATTTCGCATTCATCGGTGGTTCTTTAGGTTCTGTGATGGGCGAAAAAATTAGAAGAGCGGTGGATTACTGTATCGCAAACAAACTTCCTTACATGATTATTTGTCAGTCAGGTGGAGCAAGAATGCAGGAAGCGACGTATTCATTGATGCAGTTGGCGAAAGTTCAGTCGAAATTGGCGCAGCTTTCAGAAGCTGGACTTTTATATATCGCTTATTTGTGTGACCCAACTTTCGGTGGAATTACCGCGTCTTTCGCAATGACCGCCGATATTATCATGGCAGAACCGGGAGCTTTGATTGGTTTTGCGGGACCAAGAGTAATCCGTGAAACCATTGGAAAAGATTTGCCGGAAGGTTTCCAAACTTCAGAATTTTTGCAGGAAAAGGGCTTCGTAGATTTCATTGTGAAAAGAACCGATATGAAACAAAAAGTTTCACAAACCGTGAATTTGTTGACCAACGCTTGA
- a CDS encoding DUF6973 domain-containing protein → MRIARIFINTLKTLSFAKIVKLLRLTVPHPLFSILGFYATVKSFAIAQKYFPETNSNNGIGNAFRHALWSCLIMMYCCKISSPKKSLDFCKRMTDLHEELFPNEPLETKMDLHNNKVGMDLFMEMLKGIHRQFFETNFFVDQLFEKTKTAKVLKNLNDEFGNELVYLKEY, encoded by the coding sequence ATGAGGATAGCAAGAATTTTCATCAACACTTTAAAGACATTGAGTTTTGCTAAGATTGTCAAACTTCTAAGATTGACAGTTCCTCATCCTTTGTTTTCAATTTTGGGATTTTATGCAACTGTAAAAAGCTTTGCGATTGCACAAAAGTATTTTCCCGAAACCAATTCCAACAACGGAATCGGGAATGCTTTTCGTCACGCACTTTGGAGTTGTTTGATTATGATGTATTGCTGCAAAATTTCGTCGCCAAAAAAATCGTTGGACTTCTGTAAAAGAATGACCGATTTGCACGAAGAACTTTTCCCAAACGAACCATTAGAAACCAAAATGGATTTGCACAATAACAAAGTGGGAATGGATTTATTCATGGAAATGCTGAAAGGAATTCACCGTCAGTTTTTTGAAACTAACTTTTTCGTTGACCAACTTTTCGAGAAAACAAAAACCGCAAAAGTTCTTAAAAACCTTAATGATGAATTTGGGAATGAATTGGTTTATTTAAAAGAATATTAA
- a CDS encoding DUF6646 family protein has translation MKKLVVALMIGAFGFANAQTDAFKGSGDLKAQVGANFQKWGTGIQASLDYGLGESFSIGAVGGYVLGFKEFTGVDKPSADQRFDLKARASAHLGDVIGLPQNVDLYPGLDLGLKNFGGHVGARVFFDKGFGLFTEIQFPIAKFKKEAAVYELLNNQFNVAVGASFDISKK, from the coding sequence ATGAAAAAATTAGTAGTTGCTTTGATGATTGGTGCTTTCGGTTTTGCTAATGCACAAACTGACGCTTTCAAAGGTTCAGGTGATTTAAAGGCACAGGTTGGTGCAAACTTCCAAAAATGGGGAACTGGAATTCAAGCTTCTTTGGACTATGGTTTAGGTGAAAGTTTCTCCATCGGAGCAGTTGGTGGATACGTTTTAGGATTCAAAGAATTTACAGGAGTTGATAAACCATCTGCTGATCAAAGATTTGACTTGAAAGCAAGAGCAAGCGCTCATCTTGGTGACGTGATTGGACTTCCTCAAAATGTTGATCTTTACCCTGGTTTGGATTTAGGTTTGAAAAACTTCGGTGGTCACGTTGGAGCAAGAGTTTTCTTTGATAAAGGATTTGGTCTTTTCACGGAAATCCAATTCCCAATCGCTAAGTTCAAGAAAGAAGCCGCAGTTTACGAACTGTTAAACAACCAGTTCAATGTTGCTGTAGGAGCATCTTTCGACATTTCTAAAAAATAA